In Marinobacter sp. LQ44, the following are encoded in one genomic region:
- a CDS encoding MucB/RseB C-terminal domain-containing protein, with protein sequence MKWRVSNRVSLSRSVFVGVLAVMLVMLPFHGVIAEASNEPDSADPADAMSWLERLGPSLNMTSYRGVFVYARGDQVHSMKIAHRYRDGQVEERLVMQDGGSGEIVRKGMNVVCVLPDRGRVSLDEVIPSGPFAEAFTSQLMPFGQWYRSELAGEDRIAGYDVVTIALTARDDERYSHRLWMEKDTGLLVKSQVRDGDGEVLEHFQFTSLEITDEIADEELEIQTQGREITRTLTTRDPQQSVVGRMSGWTLNWRPDGFVPAAAPRSGKGKAVAFSDGLAAFSVFVEPVGQLKMPTGASRVGATTIYMREILVADRPFLIAVVGEIPPRTARKVAGAVEIDDALALELSGL encoded by the coding sequence ATGAAGTGGAGGGTGAGCAACCGGGTGTCCCTGAGCCGAAGCGTGTTCGTCGGTGTGCTTGCCGTAATGTTGGTGATGCTGCCTTTTCACGGAGTCATTGCCGAGGCAAGCAACGAACCCGATTCCGCAGATCCTGCAGATGCGATGTCGTGGCTTGAACGCCTGGGGCCATCTTTGAACATGACTTCTTACCGCGGTGTTTTCGTCTATGCCCGTGGAGACCAGGTCCATTCCATGAAGATTGCCCACCGTTATCGGGACGGCCAGGTGGAAGAGCGATTGGTCATGCAGGACGGCGGTAGTGGCGAGATTGTCCGTAAGGGCATGAACGTAGTTTGTGTGCTCCCTGACCGTGGTCGGGTAAGTCTTGACGAGGTGATTCCCTCCGGCCCGTTTGCCGAGGCGTTCACCAGTCAGCTGATGCCTTTTGGCCAATGGTATCGCTCAGAGCTGGCGGGTGAAGATCGCATTGCCGGTTATGATGTGGTGACCATTGCGTTAACCGCCCGTGATGACGAGCGATACAGCCATCGGTTGTGGATGGAAAAAGACACCGGCTTGCTGGTCAAGAGCCAGGTGCGCGACGGTGACGGGGAAGTTCTGGAACACTTTCAGTTTACCAGTCTCGAAATCACCGATGAGATCGCCGACGAGGAGTTGGAAATACAGACCCAGGGGCGCGAAATAACCCGCACGCTGACGACCAGAGACCCCCAGCAATCGGTGGTCGGCCGCATGAGCGGCTGGACCCTCAACTGGCGGCCCGACGGCTTTGTGCCGGCGGCCGCGCCGCGGTCTGGCAAGGGCAAAGCCGTTGCTTTCTCGGATGGGCTGGCGGCGTTTTCGGTGTTTGTCGAACCGGTTGGTCAGTTGAAGATGCCGACCGGGGCCTCGCGGGTGGGCGCAACCACCATATACATGCGCGAGATCCTGGTCGCCGACAGACCATTCCTGATTGCGGTGGTGGGCGAGATTCCCCCGCGGACTGCCCGGAAAGTGGCCGGTGCCGTTGAAATAGATGACGCCCTGGCCCTGGAGTTATCAGGGCTGTGA
- a CDS encoding SoxR reducing system RseC family protein, translating to MITETGKVVALSGDSVWVQTIRTSACESCSARAGCGQRALAKVSGGRANQVLVENTVGAKVGDEVVIGIDEQSLLAASLAVYGAPLLLMVLASIAGYRWLGSTDTAAILGALAGLGAGFWWVRRWQRRSGDQYQPRLIRVNSTHSVTCL from the coding sequence GTGATCACCGAGACCGGCAAAGTGGTGGCCCTGAGTGGCGATAGCGTCTGGGTGCAAACCATCCGTACCAGTGCCTGCGAGAGCTGTTCCGCCAGGGCCGGTTGCGGCCAGAGAGCGTTGGCCAAGGTGTCCGGAGGGCGGGCAAATCAGGTTCTGGTGGAGAATACCGTGGGTGCCAAGGTAGGGGATGAAGTAGTGATCGGTATCGATGAACAGTCACTTCTCGCGGCATCCCTGGCTGTGTACGGTGCTCCGCTGCTGCTGATGGTGCTGGCCAGTATCGCCGGTTATCGATGGTTGGGTAGTACTGACACTGCGGCCATCTTGGGCGCTCTTGCAGGGCTGGGGGCAGGATTCTGGTGGGTACGTCGATGGCAGCGTCGGAGTGGTGATCAATACCAGCCGCGGCTGATCAGGGTGAACAGCACTCATTCCGTGACATGTCTGTGA